TTGGTTTAGCTACAATGGCGCAATCGCATACGGAGCTGATCGTAAAAAATAAGATTGATCATATGACCGCATTGGCCAGGGAACCTATGGTCTGTGAACATCCCAATGGTACGCTATTTGTCTCGGGGTATAGAAATGGAAGTGGTAGCCCCCAGTTATGGAAAAGCACTACTGAAGGGAAGACCTGGCAAGAAGTAAATGTGGGAACCACAGATCAAGGGGCCATCGGAAATTCCGATGTGGATCTGTTTATTGATCGGAAAGGGAATATCTACCTACTAAGCATGACCTATACCCAACTACCTGAGAATTTGGACGGTTTTGATTACTCAAGTATGAAAGGGGAACGCATTGCGGTAGGCGTAAGTAAGGATGATGGGCAATCATGGAATTGGAAAACCATCTCCGAAAATGACTATGATGACAGGCCATGGATTACGGCCACCACGGATGGTACACTTCACATTATATGGAACGATGGAAAAGGAATCCATCATGTCGTAAGCACTAATGAAGGGGAGACCTGGCTAAACCGACCTGATATATCCACAAAAGGAGGTTCCAGTTTCCTTGCAAACGGCCCTAATGGACAATTGGCCGTTCGGGTTACGCCTTTGTCCGCATCAGGTCAGCAAATGGATCAAGGTATCGACTTGATCCGTCTAAGCTTGGATAATGGTAACTCATGGAAAGAGGTTACCATACCCGGAAAAAGAACTTGGACAAAGGATTTTAGCGGAGTTCCAAGGTGGGTAGAGCCTGCAGTGTGGGATCAGGAAGACAAGCTTTATTTGCTTTGGAGTGAGGGCAATACCCTGAAATTGGGAAGAACCCATACCAATGGTAATTCTTGGGAGGAGCATAGCATCGTACAAAGTAAGGATACCCTCTATTTCCCTTATATGGAAATGAGCGAACAAGGAATTCTTTGCACCTGGGTTTCTGGTTTTAACGAAAACACTAGACATCATGCGGCAATTCTTACTATGGAAGAAGGAAACATTCAAATCAATGCCTTGGAACCCCAAAAGTTGGATATCTGGTCCCGGTTTCAAACAGATGATTATCAACGGGCCACGGGAGGCGAGTATTTTCCAATCATTCCACTCAAAAATGGAAATTTCGGAATGGTGACCACCATACAAAATTCCAAAGCGGGTAGGGAAGGCTTTACTTGGTGGGAACTACAACTCAATACATTCTAATGCTAACCCTATATATGAAATCATCGCTCCCATTTGGTCGTTACACTTCATATACCAAACGTGGTATGGCATTCAAAATACAATGGAAACGAATCTATTTTTAGGACAACTCTAATCGCAACACTATGATCATGAAAAAAAACTTAATCGTACTACTTTTTAGCACCGGCATGATAACTTTTGGAATCAGCCAATCCAAAGTAATGACACCGGAGCAGCTCATTGAATTAAATAGGGTTTCTGCTGTGGGCCTAACCAATGATGGGTCACAGGTAGTTTACAAAACATCCTCTTTTGATCTAAAGACGAATACACGCTCGAGCAGGACATTTTCAGTTTCCGTACACGGTGGAGACCCGCAGTCATTGGATGATGGTGGAAAGCTGGTGAGGGACAAAAATCTATCCCCGGATGGAAAATGGAAATTGATGGCCAAAGAAGTGAAACTTCAGAACGTAAGTGGCCTAGATCATTATGATGATGTCCCTAATTCAAATGTTTACATCTATAATCAACTCAACTACAGACACTGGGACACCTGGGAAGATGGATCCTACAGCCATGTCATGCTACAATCTGCAACCGATACCCTGGACAGTGGAATTGATTTGATGGAGGGAGAACCTTTTGACTGTCCGCAGAAACCATTTGGAGGTGATGAAGATTATATATGGAGTCCCGATTCCAAAAGCGTTTTGTACGTCACTAAAAAATTGGCGGGCACCGAATATGCCGTCAGCACCAATTCAGATATCTATGAATATAACCTGGAAACAAAACAAACAAAAAACCTAACAGCGAACAATAGAGGGTACGATACACATCCTGCATTTTCTTCCAAAGGCACCCTCGCTTGGTTGCAAATGGAAAGGGATGGCTATGAATCCGATAAAAATGATATCATCGTTAGACTACCTAATGGAGACGTGAATCTCACCAAAGATTGGGATGGCATGGTCAATGGCTTTATTTGGAGTGGAGATGGATCAAAGATTTATTATAACGCTCCAGTTGGTGGCACGGTCCAAGCCTTTCAAATCGATGTTCCGGTTGGTAGCGGAACCAAGTCAAAACCCAAACAAATTTCTGAGGGTCAATTTGATGTAAATGGGATCATAGGGCAAAGCGGGGAACATTTAATTGTGTACAGAAGGGATATGAACCATGCCACTGAGATTTATAATCTGAATATCGAAACCGGTGCAATGCAACAATTGTCCAAAGCAAACAATGAAGTCTATGAAGACATCAAAATGTCCAAGATAGAAAAGAGAATGGTCAAAACAACAGATGGAAAGGATATGGTTACCTGGGTGATTTATCCCCCGGATTTTGACCCCACTAAAAAATACCCTACCCTACTCTATTGTCAAGGTGGGCCCCAAGGTGCTTTGTCCCAATTTTATTCGTTCCGATGGAACTTTCAATTGATGGCTGCAAATGGCTACATTATCGTTGCCCCCAATAGAAGGGGCATGCCCGGTCATGGAGTTGAATGGAATGAACAAATCTCAAAGGATTATGGTGGGCAAAATATGGACGATTACCTTTCTGCCATTGATGCCATTGCCAAAGAACCCTATGTGGATACCGATAGATTGGGTTGCGTTGGCGCAAGTTATGGGGGATACTCCGTTTTTTATTTGGCTTCAAGACATGAAGGTAGGTTTCAATCATTTATATCACACGATGGTATTTTCAATTGGAGGTCGATGTATGGAACCACTGAGGAATTATTTTTTGTGAATTGGGATCTTGGTGGAGCATATTGGGACAAAGAAAATGCTGCTGCCCAAAAAACCTATGCCGAATTCAATCCGATAAATTTTGTTGATAAATGGGATACCCCTATTCTTATTATTCAAGGAGGAAAGGATTTTAGGGTACCCATTGGCCAGGGATTGGAAGCTTTTCAGGCTGCACAATTGCAAGGTATACAATCGAGACTTCTGTTTTTCCCGGAAGAAAACCACTGGGTGCTTTCGGCTCAAAACAGCTTGGTCTGGCAGAGGGAATTCTTTAAATGGTTACAGGAGACCGTAAAGGATGTCAAGAAATAAATAGGGGCAATTGGATCAGCGTGCTATGGGTTGAAAGAATTCAAAAAATGAAAACTGAGGTACTAAAACCATGGCCAACATTTTATATGGAGGAATGGTCCTTATGCCAATACTCCGTATATAATTGTTCGTTGTGCTTAATGCCCTTAAAACTTTCCTTGTTGAATGAATAAGTTTGAATACATCAGCAATGCAAGAGTCAATAATAGAATTACTCAAAAGGAGCTATCGGATAAAACGGGTATTTCATTAAGAACCATTCAACGCATTGAAAATGGGAAGGTCGCCCCTAGGGCATATACAATAAGAAAAATAGAAGAAGCTTTAGGAATCAACAACAATTCCCCGGAACATAAAATGCCAAATTCGGATAATAGCTATCGTTTCTTGAAATGGGTTTTTATCTCATCTCTCTGCTTACCCCTATTTTATTCAATCGCTGCATTTATCTATTGGAATTATCAAAAAGATCTACATAAGGTTCATGACAGTTCAGTAAGGGACATCATATACCTTAACTTAATCACGGGTTGTTTGGCCATTCCAATACTTGTAGTGGTAACAGCTATGATTTTAAGAAGCCTTGATATTCCAACAGCCATAAAGTTCTTACCAATATATGTTCCAATTTATTGTTTCTACTCCCTCATTAATCTCTGGTACACGTTAAAAGTCTTAAATCGCAAATCCATAGACAGTTTAATATAGTATACACATTCCCTGCACCGTAAAGATGTGTCGTTTAAATGACGCCTAAATGGCGTGTGTAATTTTTCAATCTTTTCATTGAAGATCCTTCCTTTGTCAAAAAGTAAAAAATCATGAAACATGAAAAAAATACTTCTTATCTCTCTTTTGTTTCTGTTTTCTATTGTGTTGTCTGTTGTAATTACGGTGTATGTAATTGACACTTCTGATACTCCAGACACCTATGACTCATATAAAATAGCATCAAAAATACTATCTGAGGAACGGGAAATAATAGTCAAAACCCCAAGAGGTTACAATGAGGATGGAACAACACGTTATCCTGTGGTTTACATATTTGGGGGTAACTCTTTAACCTACTCCGTTGCAAACGATCTTGACTTATTAATCCGTACTGCAAATTCCAAACCAATCATAGTAGTTGGCGTGCCCAACATTAGTCAAAAAACCAGGCAAAGGGACTTAACACCCCCATTTTTAAAACAAGATTTGGACGAAGTTGATTCACCTCTTGGCAAAGCAGATCAATATTTGGATTTTGTCCAGACAGAAGTAATTCCCCTTATTGGGAAAAACTATCATACATCCTCAGAAAGAATAGCTGTTGGACACTCACGGGAAGGGTTAATGGTGATGTATTCCTTAATGGAGAAGCCAGAACTTTTCAATGGTCATCTTGCCTTAAGTCCCGCGCTATGGAGAGAGAACAATCTATTTGCAAAAGTATTCTCGGATTTCATTCAAGATAAGGACACAATTCCTTCCAGACTTTTCTTGACCATGGGTAATCTAGAAG
The sequence above is a segment of the Muricauda sp. SCSIO 64092 genome. Coding sequences within it:
- a CDS encoding sialidase family protein, which produces MNKFLLIILSSFGLATMAQSHTELIVKNKIDHMTALAREPMVCEHPNGTLFVSGYRNGSGSPQLWKSTTEGKTWQEVNVGTTDQGAIGNSDVDLFIDRKGNIYLLSMTYTQLPENLDGFDYSSMKGERIAVGVSKDDGQSWNWKTISENDYDDRPWITATTDGTLHIIWNDGKGIHHVVSTNEGETWLNRPDISTKGGSSFLANGPNGQLAVRVTPLSASGQQMDQGIDLIRLSLDNGNSWKEVTIPGKRTWTKDFSGVPRWVEPAVWDQEDKLYLLWSEGNTLKLGRTHTNGNSWEEHSIVQSKDTLYFPYMEMSEQGILCTWVSGFNENTRHHAAILTMEEGNIQINALEPQKLDIWSRFQTDDYQRATGGEYFPIIPLKNGNFGMVTTIQNSKAGREGFTWWELQLNTF
- a CDS encoding multiprotein-bridging factor 1 family protein, with protein sequence MNKFEYISNARVNNRITQKELSDKTGISLRTIQRIENGKVAPRAYTIRKIEEALGINNNSPEHKMPNSDNSYRFLKWVFISSLCLPLFYSIAAFIYWNYQKDLHKVHDSSVRDIIYLNLITGCLAIPILVVVTAMILRSLDIPTAIKFLPIYVPIYCFYSLINLWYTLKVLNRKSIDSLI
- a CDS encoding S9 family peptidase, translated to MKKNLIVLLFSTGMITFGISQSKVMTPEQLIELNRVSAVGLTNDGSQVVYKTSSFDLKTNTRSSRTFSVSVHGGDPQSLDDGGKLVRDKNLSPDGKWKLMAKEVKLQNVSGLDHYDDVPNSNVYIYNQLNYRHWDTWEDGSYSHVMLQSATDTLDSGIDLMEGEPFDCPQKPFGGDEDYIWSPDSKSVLYVTKKLAGTEYAVSTNSDIYEYNLETKQTKNLTANNRGYDTHPAFSSKGTLAWLQMERDGYESDKNDIIVRLPNGDVNLTKDWDGMVNGFIWSGDGSKIYYNAPVGGTVQAFQIDVPVGSGTKSKPKQISEGQFDVNGIIGQSGEHLIVYRRDMNHATEIYNLNIETGAMQQLSKANNEVYEDIKMSKIEKRMVKTTDGKDMVTWVIYPPDFDPTKKYPTLLYCQGGPQGALSQFYSFRWNFQLMAANGYIIVAPNRRGMPGHGVEWNEQISKDYGGQNMDDYLSAIDAIAKEPYVDTDRLGCVGASYGGYSVFYLASRHEGRFQSFISHDGIFNWRSMYGTTEELFFVNWDLGGAYWDKENAAAQKTYAEFNPINFVDKWDTPILIIQGGKDFRVPIGQGLEAFQAAQLQGIQSRLLFFPEENHWVLSAQNSLVWQREFFKWLQETVKDVKK
- a CDS encoding alpha/beta hydrolase, which produces MKKILLISLLFLFSIVLSVVITVYVIDTSDTPDTYDSYKIASKILSEEREIIVKTPRGYNEDGTTRYPVVYIFGGNSLTYSVANDLDLLIRTANSKPIIVVGVPNISQKTRQRDLTPPFLKQDLDEVDSPLGKADQYLDFVQTEVIPLIGKNYHTSSERIAVGHSREGLMVMYSLMEKPELFNGHLALSPALWRENNLFAKVFSDFIQDKDTIPSRLFLTMGNLEVEKMKNAYDITINIIDKNPSKVIFKGIYFPQANHSSNPFLTAPIGLDWILKN